The DNA sequence TCACCGGGCAGCTGCAGGCCATGGGCAAGGTGCAGCCGAACGGCGTGCACACGCCCGATGAGTGCATGCCGGGCGATGCGTACGTCACGGAGCTCGGGAAGCGTGGGATCCTGATCCGCCAGACGGTTTCGTAAGGCGTTCACCACGAAGGCACGAAGGCACGAAGGATATCCTTCGTGCCTTCGTGTCTTCGTGGTAGAGTAGTTCTCAGTTCATCCCGGAGCACAAATGGTACGTACTGCGAGCACGATGCTGGAACTGGGCACGAAGGCGCCGGACTTCTCGCTGCCGCGCGTCGAGGATGGCCGTCACGTCGCGCTCAGTGAGTTCGCCGGGGCGCCCGCCACGCTGGTGGTCTTTCTCTGTGCGCACTGCCCGTACGTGAAGCACGTGGCGCCGGCGTTGGCGACGCTGGTGCAGGAGTACCAGGCGCGCGGCGTGGCGGTCATCGGCATCTCGTCGAACGACGCCACGGCGTATCCGGACGATGCGCCCGAGGCGCTGGCCGCCGAGGCCCGCGAGCGCGGCTACACGTTCCCGATCCTGTACGATGAGTCGCAGGCGGTGGCGAAGGCGTACCGCGCCGCGTGCACGCCGGACTTCTATCTCTTCGACCGCGACCTGCTGCTGGCGTATCGCGGGCAGTTCGATGCGTCGCGCCCGAAGAACGACCTCCCGGTCACCGGAGCCGACCTGCGCGCCGCGCTCGATGCCGTGCTCGCCGGC is a window from the Pseudogemmatithrix spongiicola genome containing:
- a CDS encoding thioredoxin family protein, which encodes MVRTASTMLELGTKAPDFSLPRVEDGRHVALSEFAGAPATLVVFLCAHCPYVKHVAPALATLVQEYQARGVAVIGISSNDATAYPDDAPEALAAEARERGYTFPILYDESQAVAKAYRAACTPDFYLFDRDLLLAYRGQFDASRPKNDLPVTGADLRAALDAVLAGAAVPEPQVPSIGCNIKWKQAPEYFTGLPAT